Proteins from a genomic interval of Paenibacillus sp. RC334:
- a CDS encoding iron-siderophore ABC transporter substrate-binding protein, which yields MQASGKGSIWIALIVVLLLLSGCGTGGAGKSADSGGATGTDKGTTDTQGAASTDSVRTIEHVLGKTEIKGTPKRVVTLYNGANDVMIAYGIKPVGIVESHGTEPVYDYLKKDLAGIPTVGLETQPSLEEIYNLKPDVIIATRFRNEATYQQLSEIAPTVAVNEVYEWKETVKLIGQVLNQEDKGTQLLADWDQRVANFRTKMGDRLPIKASIVNFRADHARIYYMGYAGKILKELGFTRPPAQEGDQWGVKVNSKESIPDMNAETLFVFNSGKDPAAIEKNVEAWTRHPLWKNLDAYKKNSIFKVDEVNWNLAGGYLSANRMLDDLYKMYDLKS from the coding sequence ATGCAAGCATCAGGCAAGGGGAGTATATGGATTGCACTCATAGTTGTATTGCTGCTTTTATCAGGCTGTGGCACTGGAGGCGCGGGTAAGAGTGCGGATTCCGGTGGAGCGACTGGAACGGATAAAGGAACGACGGACACGCAGGGAGCGGCTTCAACCGATTCGGTGCGTACCATTGAGCATGTGTTGGGTAAAACCGAGATTAAGGGGACACCCAAGCGGGTCGTAACGCTGTATAACGGAGCCAACGATGTTATGATCGCCTATGGTATAAAGCCTGTGGGGATTGTGGAGTCCCATGGAACGGAGCCCGTGTATGACTATTTAAAAAAGGATCTCGCAGGGATTCCCACGGTCGGGTTGGAAACACAGCCGAGCCTGGAGGAGATTTATAACCTGAAACCGGATGTCATCATTGCAACCCGATTCCGTAACGAGGCGACGTACCAGCAATTATCGGAAATTGCCCCTACCGTGGCCGTCAATGAAGTATATGAGTGGAAGGAAACCGTAAAACTGATCGGACAAGTGTTGAATCAGGAGGATAAAGGAACACAATTACTGGCGGATTGGGATCAGCGTGTAGCGAATTTCAGGACGAAAATGGGTGACCGTCTGCCGATCAAGGCCTCCATTGTTAATTTCCGCGCGGACCATGCACGTATTTATTATATGGGCTATGCCGGGAAAATTCTGAAGGAGTTAGGCTTTACCCGCCCTCCTGCACAAGAAGGGGATCAGTGGGGAGTTAAAGTCAACAGCAAGGAAAGCATACCCGATATGAATGCAGAGACATTGTTCGTATTTAACTCCGGTAAGGATCCGGCTGCGATTGAAAAAAATGTTGAAGCCTGGACCCGTCATCCTCTATGGAAAAACCTTGATGCATACAAGAAAAATAGCATTTTTAAGGTCGACGAAGTGAACTGGAATTTGGCTGGAGGTTATCTGAGCGCGAATCGGATGCTGGATGATCTTTATAAAATGTATGATCTGAAATCATAA
- a CDS encoding iron ABC transporter permease codes for MLTTNLRKWTGLGVCLILLTGALFLGLLMGRTLINPNFMISSLFHYDAQNVEHVLIHTERLPRTVIAAVVGASLAMAGAFMQALTRNPLASPSTFGINAGALFFVSIAAVAFSVESMMSLMSFALIGAGLAAILVYVIGSLGRDGLTPVKIVLSGSAIHALFMSMIQIILVMNETGMQNVLFWMAGSVSGRSLEMLQPLFPFMLAAGISAMFMGRAVNLLVTGEDVAKGLGQNILWVKCAMGLIIVVLAGCSVAIAGAIGFVGLIIPHVARALVGADYRWITPFSAVLGALLLVSADTAARVLISPQEIPIGVITALIGVPFFVYIARKGVAWK; via the coding sequence ATGCTAACGACAAATTTAAGAAAATGGACTGGACTTGGTGTATGCCTGATTTTGTTGACAGGAGCTTTATTTCTTGGCCTACTGATGGGTAGAACGCTAATTAATCCAAATTTTATGATTTCTTCCTTATTTCATTATGATGCTCAAAATGTAGAGCATGTGCTGATACATACCGAACGTTTGCCGCGCACGGTCATTGCTGCTGTTGTAGGCGCGAGCTTGGCGATGGCAGGAGCCTTCATGCAGGCACTTACCCGCAACCCGTTGGCTTCACCCAGTACGTTCGGTATCAATGCGGGTGCTTTGTTCTTCGTCTCTATCGCAGCGGTCGCGTTTTCGGTCGAGTCCATGATGTCTCTGATGAGTTTTGCCTTGATCGGCGCAGGACTGGCGGCTATTCTGGTGTACGTCATCGGATCATTAGGCAGGGATGGTTTGACGCCAGTCAAGATTGTATTGTCCGGCTCTGCCATTCACGCTTTGTTTATGTCGATGATCCAAATTATTTTGGTGATGAATGAAACGGGAATGCAAAATGTGTTGTTCTGGATGGCAGGCTCTGTCAGCGGACGTTCGCTGGAGATGCTACAGCCTTTATTTCCTTTTATGCTAGCGGCTGGGATCTCGGCGATGTTTATGGGGAGAGCGGTGAATCTGCTCGTGACCGGGGAAGATGTAGCGAAGGGCTTGGGGCAAAATATCTTATGGGTAAAATGCGCGATGGGCCTGATTATTGTGGTGCTGGCTGGATGCTCTGTTGCTATTGCGGGGGCGATTGGCTTTGTCGGTCTGATCATTCCGCATGTGGCGCGTGCTTTGGTTGGTGCGGATTACCGCTGGATTACCCCTTTTTCGGCGGTACTGGGTGCTTTGCTATTGGTGTCGGCGGATACCGCAGCCAGAGTACTGATTTCGCCGCAGGAAATTCCGATTGGCGTCATTACAGCTTTGATAGGGGTTCCCTTTTTCGTCTACATTGCCCGTAAAGGGGTGGCGTGGAAATGA
- a CDS encoding iron ABC transporter permease gives MKRVNLKHGTGRDGMNAKHYVTLRSRSGRFHIQLEKKALWMMCGLALALLIIGVISVGWGDTYVHPWEVLRAIWGRGSGDYDFILYRLRFPRALTGVLVGAALGIAGAVLQGIIRNPLASPDILGITGGASVAAVTFIAYGGAVLSIQWLPVAAVAGALVVSLLVYILAWKDGVTPIRLVLVGIGLASAMSSITTLMLVMSSSFTAGKAYIWLTGSVYGASWNNVYTMLIAVVICTPLVLYFSRSLNTQELGDDVATGLGVEVQRHRVMLLLLSVILAGTAVAVAGAIGFVGLIAPHIARRLVGRSMGSLTLVSALVGGLLVYLADLLARTAFYPIDIPAGIFTAGVGAPFFLYLLLQRRNRH, from the coding sequence ATGAAGCGCGTGAATTTGAAGCATGGGACTGGCAGAGACGGCATGAATGCGAAGCATTATGTGACGCTGCGCAGCAGGAGCGGCAGGTTTCATATCCAACTGGAAAAGAAAGCACTATGGATGATGTGTGGACTGGCTTTGGCGCTACTGATCATTGGCGTGATTAGTGTAGGCTGGGGAGATACGTATGTGCACCCTTGGGAAGTGCTTCGAGCGATATGGGGGCGTGGCTCAGGCGATTATGATTTTATTCTGTACAGGCTGCGGTTTCCGCGAGCGCTTACGGGAGTGCTGGTTGGTGCGGCTCTGGGCATTGCGGGAGCGGTGCTTCAGGGCATTATCCGTAATCCGCTGGCATCCCCGGACATTCTCGGGATTACAGGCGGAGCATCCGTAGCGGCAGTTACGTTCATTGCTTATGGGGGAGCTGTTTTGAGCATTCAATGGCTACCTGTGGCGGCTGTCGCTGGAGCGCTGGTCGTATCGCTGCTTGTGTATATATTGGCCTGGAAGGATGGTGTGACACCAATCCGACTGGTGCTGGTGGGGATAGGTTTGGCTTCTGCTATGAGCTCGATTACGACGCTGATGCTGGTCATGAGCTCGTCCTTTACAGCCGGCAAGGCTTATATTTGGCTGACGGGCAGCGTGTATGGAGCATCGTGGAATAACGTATATACCATGCTGATCGCTGTTGTGATCTGCACACCTTTGGTTCTCTATTTTTCACGCAGCCTCAACACACAGGAGTTGGGGGATGATGTGGCTACCGGCTTGGGAGTGGAGGTGCAGCGGCATCGTGTGATGTTGCTGCTGCTCAGTGTGATTCTTGCTGGAACTGCAGTAGCAGTTGCGGGAGCGATTGGTTTTGTGGGTTTAATCGCGCCGCATATTGCGCGCAGATTGGTAGGCCGCTCTATGGGTAGCCTGACGCTGGTGTCAGCACTGGTAGGGGGATTGCTGGTGTATCTCGCCGACTTGCTGGCCCGTACGGCTTTTTATCCGATTGATATTCCCGCAGGCATTTTTACAGCAGGGGTGGGCGCACCGTTTTTCCTGTATTTGCTGCTCCAGCGCCGAAATCGGCATTAA
- a CDS encoding ABC transporter ATP-binding protein — protein MGLEVKDLMINYGTDPVIQELDLQIPEGKITVLVGSNGCGKSTILRAMARLLKPAAGAVLLDGQAIAQLPSKQIAKRLSILPQGPSAPEGLTVYQLVKQGRYPYQSWLKQWSAEDEAQVQNALQATQLEAFADRPVDSLSGGQRQRAWISMTLAQGTDMILLDEPTTYLDMTHQIEILDLLFDLNEREGRTIVMVLHDLNLACRYAHHMVAVYDKRIYAQGKPEEIMTAETVEKVFQLRCQVIPDPLYGTPMFIPHGKGRKMGAVRQRIFV, from the coding sequence ATGGGTTTAGAGGTAAAGGACCTGATGATTAACTACGGGACAGATCCGGTTATTCAAGAGCTGGACCTGCAAATTCCGGAGGGAAAGATAACGGTACTAGTAGGCAGCAATGGGTGTGGAAAATCGACGATTTTGCGTGCCATGGCGCGGCTATTGAAGCCTGCGGCGGGAGCTGTGCTGCTGGATGGACAGGCCATTGCCCAGTTACCCTCCAAGCAAATTGCCAAAAGGCTATCCATTTTGCCGCAGGGACCGTCAGCGCCGGAAGGACTGACAGTGTATCAGTTGGTCAAGCAGGGCAGATATCCATATCAGAGCTGGCTGAAGCAGTGGTCGGCAGAGGATGAAGCACAGGTACAAAACGCGCTGCAAGCGACGCAATTGGAGGCTTTTGCGGATCGTCCGGTAGATTCCTTATCTGGCGGGCAGCGCCAGCGTGCGTGGATTTCCATGACTTTGGCGCAGGGGACGGATATGATCCTGCTGGATGAGCCGACGACCTATTTGGACATGACGCATCAAATTGAGATTTTGGACCTGCTGTTTGATTTGAATGAACGAGAAGGGCGGACCATTGTCATGGTGCTGCATGATCTGAATCTGGCTTGTCGCTATGCGCACCATATGGTTGCGGTATACGATAAACGTATTTATGCGCAGGGAAAGCCGGAAGAAATCATGACCGCAGAGACGGTGGAAAAGGTATTCCAACTGCGCTGCCAAGTCATTCCTGATCCCTTGTACGGAACACCGATGTTTATTCCTCATGGAAAGGGGAGGAAAATGGGTGCTGTACGCCAAAGGATCTTCGTTTGA
- a CDS encoding (2Fe-2S)-binding protein, with translation MLYAKGSSFEPDEWSYLTEKLRISSRGEQAPNGRYDLPAVDLLDATQCAMYLDRLAGLHDFSARRVTASVLAKRYGFLIVSPALYAMSVYNKMLEVKIAPVTASVTAAPTAAVKAVRVRKTCCYFYQMKEKGSYCPTCPKIHCTS, from the coding sequence GTGCTGTACGCCAAAGGATCTTCGTTTGAGCCTGACGAATGGTCGTATCTGACGGAAAAATTGCGAATAAGCAGCCGTGGTGAACAAGCTCCAAACGGACGGTATGATCTACCTGCGGTCGATTTGCTGGATGCAACTCAATGCGCCATGTATCTGGATCGGCTGGCAGGGCTGCATGATTTTTCTGCACGCAGGGTAACGGCCTCTGTTTTGGCGAAGCGGTACGGTTTTTTGATCGTGTCCCCGGCTCTGTATGCCATGTCGGTATATAACAAGATGCTGGAAGTCAAGATTGCACCTGTAACGGCATCGGTAACCGCTGCGCCCACTGCGGCTGTGAAAGCTGTACGTGTTCGCAAAACCTGCTGCTATTTTTATCAGATGAAGGAAAAGGGCAGCTATTGCCCTACCTGTCCGAAGATACATTGTACGAGCTAA
- a CDS encoding RraA family protein, with protein sequence MFRIQPRVQGVTTDLLELYQHVSASTLGHFTDFGCMQGAQPLFRPIRLLGNAVTVRLPHLDSTAVRHALELAQAGDVLVVDMSGDDARACWGEFRAYVAMKKQLAGVIVSGCVTDVGILNQLQFPVFSKGISALTTRTLELEGEVNTSISLFGVSVHPGDLILGDDDGVFVVKPEEAWELGGKAVEKQRKEELTRQQFGYDQLLNARLEK encoded by the coding sequence ATGTTTCGGATTCAACCTCGGGTTCAGGGGGTAACGACGGACCTGCTGGAGCTTTATCAGCATGTTAGTGCTTCTACCCTTGGGCATTTCACGGATTTTGGATGTATGCAGGGAGCACAGCCGTTGTTCCGTCCCATTCGTTTGTTGGGGAATGCAGTTACGGTCAGGCTTCCCCATCTGGACTCCACCGCTGTGCGTCATGCACTGGAATTGGCACAAGCGGGTGATGTCCTTGTCGTCGATATGTCCGGTGACGATGCCAGAGCCTGTTGGGGAGAATTCAGAGCCTATGTAGCGATGAAAAAACAACTTGCTGGTGTGATTGTTTCCGGTTGTGTCACAGATGTCGGTATCTTGAACCAGCTGCAATTTCCCGTCTTTTCCAAAGGAATTAGCGCCTTGACTACACGTACACTAGAACTGGAGGGAGAGGTGAATACCTCGATTAGCCTATTTGGGGTCAGCGTACATCCAGGTGATCTCATTTTGGGTGATGACGATGGTGTATTTGTAGTGAAGCCGGAGGAAGCGTGGGAATTGGGGGGAAAAGCTGTGGAAAAACAGCGCAAGGAGGAGCTTACGCGCCAGCAGTTCGGATACGATCAGCTTTTGAATGCCCGGCTGGAAAAGTAG
- a CDS encoding YlxR family protein, with translation MDLTGKQAGRGAYVGAYADCLHKARKTKVLDNALQVHITDETYSSLEQHPVWQDGSYPLCCNEGDARV, from the coding sequence ATGGATCTGACAGGTAAACAAGCAGGACGTGGCGCTTATGTCGGCGCTTACGCAGACTGCTTGCATAAAGCTCGAAAAACAAAGGTGCTGGACAACGCCTTACAAGTTCACATCACCGATGAAACCTATTCTTCACTGGAGCAGCATCCAGTGTGGCAGGATGGATCATATCCACTATGCTGCAACGAGGGTGACGCACGCGTATAA
- a CDS encoding AraC family ligand binding domain-containing protein, whose product MNQQQLDEFLRSLDAVEEIQIRTGKNVNDLEPLGFHITESEIGHEILRMQGKYFFDSGSIYMSKHHRFADMPLHNHDFIEMNYMYSGQCRQVIDGREIRLEQGQICILDTNVPHSIYALGENDILVNLIMKMEAFSTTFFWTVQ is encoded by the coding sequence ATGAACCAACAGCAATTGGATGAATTTCTCAGAAGCCTGGATGCTGTAGAGGAAATACAGATTCGCACCGGGAAAAATGTGAACGATTTAGAACCCCTAGGGTTTCATATTACCGAAAGCGAAATAGGACATGAGATTCTTCGAATGCAGGGCAAATATTTTTTTGATAGCGGTTCCATTTATATGAGTAAGCACCATCGTTTTGCGGACATGCCCTTACACAATCATGATTTTATTGAAATGAATTATATGTATTCCGGGCAATGCAGACAGGTTATTGACGGCAGGGAAATTAGGCTGGAGCAGGGGCAGATATGTATTTTGGATACGAATGTTCCGCACAGCATTTACGCGCTTGGGGAAAATGATATTTTGGTTAATTTGATTATGAAAATGGAAGCGTTCTCAACCACTTTTTTTTGGACGGTTCAGTAA
- a CDS encoding helix-turn-helix domain-containing protein translates to MADFLANAVSRDRRHNRYILFHSQQMLSHYVPLLLTELMRVYQLDMNFELDHKPGKASIIDILQYIEQHYRDCTLPQLGAAFSFNANYLGNLLKEQTGKTFRELVQTQRMLHAETLLRHTNHSISEIAYEVGYESLSFFYRKFKEYSGYTPSQYRECQGRVNEV, encoded by the coding sequence GTGGCTGATTTTCTGGCTAACGCGGTATCCCGGGACAGACGACACAACCGTTATATTTTATTTCATTCCCAGCAGATGCTAAGTCATTATGTGCCTTTGCTGCTTACCGAGCTGATGCGGGTGTATCAGCTGGATATGAATTTTGAGCTGGATCATAAGCCGGGTAAAGCGAGCATTATTGATATTTTGCAATACATTGAGCAGCATTATCGGGATTGCACGCTACCCCAATTGGGGGCGGCGTTTAGTTTTAACGCTAATTATCTGGGGAATTTGCTTAAAGAGCAGACAGGCAAAACCTTTCGGGAGCTTGTCCAAACCCAACGGATGCTGCACGCGGAGACGCTACTTCGCCATACGAACCACAGCATCAGCGAAATAGCGTATGAGGTGGGATACGAAAGCCTGAGCTTTTTTTATCGGAAATTTAAGGAGTACTCAGGCTATACGCCCAGTCAGTACCGCGAGTGTCAGGGGCGGGTGAATGAAGTTTGA
- the hslO gene encoding Hsp33 family molecular chaperone HslO, producing the protein MNDYLVKALAYNNQVRAYAVRTTGTVSEAQRRHHTWPTASAALGRSMTVGVMFGAMLKDEDKLTIRINGGGPIGTILVDTNAKGEVRGYVKNPQTHFDLNHIGKLDVARAVGTDGALIVSKDIGLKQPFVGQVPLISGELGEDFTSYLVQSEQIPSSVGAGVIVNPDNSIQAAGGFIIQLMPGTQEEVISFIERRLEAIPSISSMVMQGLTPEQILGQILGEDNIKVLETMPVQFHCPCSEERVSNAIISLGSEEIADMIHTDGQAEAHCHFCNEHYHLTKKDLEGMLETATS; encoded by the coding sequence ATGAACGATTATTTAGTAAAAGCTCTTGCCTACAATAACCAGGTCCGGGCTTACGCCGTCAGAACGACGGGGACGGTAAGTGAAGCACAACGGCGTCATCATACCTGGCCCACGGCATCGGCTGCATTGGGACGCTCCATGACGGTCGGCGTCATGTTCGGGGCCATGCTTAAAGATGAGGATAAACTCACGATCAGGATTAATGGTGGCGGCCCCATTGGCACTATTCTTGTCGATACCAATGCCAAAGGGGAAGTTAGAGGTTATGTAAAAAATCCGCAAACCCATTTCGACCTTAATCATATAGGGAAATTAGACGTCGCCAGAGCAGTTGGAACAGATGGAGCGCTGATTGTATCCAAGGATATCGGATTAAAGCAGCCTTTTGTCGGACAAGTCCCTCTTATATCAGGTGAGCTGGGTGAGGACTTCACCTCATATCTGGTCCAATCCGAACAAATTCCTTCTTCTGTTGGAGCCGGGGTGATTGTCAATCCTGACAACTCCATTCAGGCGGCTGGCGGATTTATTATTCAGCTAATGCCGGGTACGCAGGAAGAGGTAATCAGTTTTATTGAGAGACGCCTTGAGGCCATTCCGAGTATTTCCTCTATGGTCATGCAAGGACTGACGCCGGAGCAGATACTTGGACAGATTTTGGGAGAAGACAATATTAAAGTATTGGAAACCATGCCTGTGCAATTCCATTGCCCCTGCTCTGAGGAACGAGTTTCTAATGCCATTATCAGCTTAGGTAGTGAGGAAATCGCAGATATGATCCATACCGATGGACAGGCCGAAGCACATTGCCATTTTTGCAACGAGCATTACCATCTGACCAAAAAAGATCTTGAAGGCATGCTAGAAACGGCTACTTCATAA
- a CDS encoding Rrf2 family transcriptional regulator, with protein MHMKTGVEQSVYALLLLAMLPDKAVLPGEAISQQLGASPTYFHKLLRKLVSSDLITSVPGVKGGFKLKKKPEDIRVFDIYLAIEGQQTLYSSSGIYNDMLELKEEDQCCLLTNLMEEAETSWKAVLKRETISSLSADFYKAGYAAKITSLENWIQEKRVL; from the coding sequence ATGCATATGAAAACAGGCGTCGAACAATCTGTCTACGCCCTCCTGCTACTCGCGATGCTGCCAGACAAAGCGGTTTTGCCAGGAGAGGCCATCAGCCAACAATTAGGTGCTTCGCCCACTTATTTTCATAAGCTGTTGCGAAAATTGGTCAGCTCTGATTTGATTACTTCTGTTCCCGGGGTCAAAGGCGGGTTTAAATTAAAGAAAAAACCTGAGGATATTCGGGTATTTGATATTTATCTTGCGATCGAAGGACAACAGACACTCTATTCTTCCAGCGGTATTTACAACGATATGCTTGAATTAAAGGAAGAAGATCAGTGTTGCCTGCTGACAAATTTGATGGAAGAGGCGGAAACGTCCTGGAAGGCAGTTCTGAAAAGGGAAACCATCTCATCATTATCCGCTGACTTTTATAAAGCGGGTTATGCTGCCAAAATTACTTCTTTGGAGAACTGGATTCAGGAAAAAAGGGTTTTGTAA
- a CDS encoding LLM class flavin-dependent oxidoreductase produces MTIRNVALSILDLAPVIEGGTPADSFRDTVALAQHAEQWGYHRYWLAEHHNMQAVASAATSLVIGHVAAHTNKIRVGSGGIMLANHAPLMIAEQFGTLESLYPGRIDLGLGRAPGTDQPAMRALRRGLHSTGEDFPEQLNELRSYFNSALKGGVPGVRAVPGEGLDIPIWLLGSSGFSAQLAGQLGLPFAFASHFAPAHLLHALELYHRNFRPSKALDKPYVMVGVNVVVADSDEEAQWLFTSQEQQFLNVIRGQSGKLKPPVDDMEKLWSEQEREAVRGNMLGYSAIGSPDTVKQKLDFIMNQTRANELITTSHIYDHQARLRSYELLAQVMRTDE; encoded by the coding sequence ATGACTATTCGGAACGTTGCACTATCTATACTAGACCTTGCACCCGTCATTGAAGGCGGCACTCCTGCCGATTCCTTCCGCGATACCGTTGCTCTTGCCCAGCATGCCGAGCAATGGGGGTATCATCGGTACTGGCTGGCGGAGCATCATAACATGCAGGCGGTGGCCAGCGCGGCTACTTCACTGGTTATCGGGCACGTAGCTGCGCATACCAACAAGATTCGGGTAGGCTCAGGCGGCATCATGCTGGCCAATCATGCTCCGCTCATGATTGCAGAGCAGTTCGGAACGTTAGAGTCACTGTATCCGGGACGGATTGATCTGGGACTGGGTAGGGCTCCAGGCACAGATCAGCCTGCCATGAGGGCGCTACGGCGAGGGCTGCACAGCACTGGTGAAGATTTCCCGGAGCAATTAAATGAGCTGCGTTCCTATTTCAATTCAGCGCTAAAAGGGGGAGTTCCGGGTGTACGGGCGGTTCCGGGAGAAGGGCTGGATATACCGATCTGGCTGCTGGGATCAAGCGGATTCAGCGCACAGCTGGCAGGTCAGCTCGGGTTGCCGTTCGCGTTTGCCAGTCACTTTGCCCCGGCTCATTTGCTACACGCTCTGGAGCTGTATCATCGCAATTTCCGTCCATCGAAGGCACTGGATAAGCCGTATGTGATGGTCGGCGTCAATGTGGTTGTTGCAGATTCTGATGAGGAAGCACAGTGGCTTTTCACTTCACAAGAACAACAATTTCTCAATGTGATACGCGGGCAGAGCGGGAAACTAAAGCCACCAGTTGATGACATGGAGAAGCTCTGGAGTGAGCAGGAGAGGGAGGCGGTTCGCGGCAATATGTTGGGGTATTCTGCAATCGGTAGCCCTGATACGGTCAAGCAAAAGCTTGATTTTATAATGAATCAGACGAGAGCCAATGAGCTGATTACAACTTCTCATATATATGATCATCAAGCGCGCCTGCGGTCGTATGAGCTGCTTGCCCAAGTGATGCGAACAGACGAGTAG